From the genome of Altererythrobacter sp. BO-6:
CGCGATAGCCGGGTGGGTATCCGGTCGAATCAGCACTCCACCGGAAGAGATGGCTCGGACGCTAAGACGCGCAACGTCGGCGATCCTTGCCGAAGCCTGAGATTGAGGGCGTTCAGGCAGCCTGTGCCTGCGATGCCATCAAGTCTTGCTGCAAATGCCCTTCAGCTTCGAGCTGCGCCAGGCATTGCCGGTAGATCACCGGCTTGCCGATATTGAGCCGCGCGCGCGCCGCATCGATATCTTCGCGCATCAGCGCTTCGATGTCCTCGTGTGCGATCTTGGCAGCCGCACGGCCCAGATCGCGACCTTCGCGCACTGCGGCAAACAGCGGTGCATTGGTGCGTGTAGTCTTTTGGATCTGGCGCGTTCCCGCATAGGCGATGAATTTCACGCCCAGATTGCGATTCTGCTCATAGCTGAAGCCCAGCAGACACGCCTCGCCCAGCGCATCACGACCATAGCCGCTCAGCACATGGAACAGATCATGCGTGTCCCGCAGCCGGTCGAAATACCATTGCGTCCAGTCTTGTGGCAGAGTTTCCGGCGGCGCCCACTTGTGGCTATCAGCGACAAGTCCGGCGGCGGTCAGCCCTTCGCTCTTCATGAAGCGGATGTAATGCTGGGCCACGCTGTTGGGCGCGCAATCGGCCCAGCGTTCATGGTCGTCCAGCATCGCGGGGATATTGACGCCGTTTTCAATATCGACCACGCCACGGTACGAGACAATGAAATCCCAAGCCTGATCATGACTGGCACGGCCTTTCAGGGCCTCGATGATGTGAAACACCTGTTCGGTATCTTCCTTGTCCGCCACCAGCTTGCGGAAATGCTTCCACACCTTGAACGGGCGGAAGCCTGAAAGCTTGCGATCAGGGGCTAGCAAAGGGCGATCGGACATCGGCATAATTCGACTCTCAATATCACCGCGCAACTTACAAGAATGTAAATTGCCTGTCCACGATCCTCGGCAAGTAACTAGCTTGCCTTTGAACGCGAATAGCCCTCAGGTATGCGCATGCAGAGCCACGAAACTGTCCCCTATTCGTTGCCGCCGGTTTCGGATGATGAAGCCATCGCCCGTGCGCGTGCGCTGCGCGACCGTTTGAAAGAGCGCCGCAGCTGCCGCTATTTCTCCGACGCGCCGGTGCCGCGCGAGGTCATCGAAGCCGCGATCGAGGCTGCCGGTAGCGCGCCCAACGGGGCGAACCACCAGCCCTGGCACTTTGCGGTGGTCTCTTCGCCCGCAACCAAGCGAGCGATCCGCGAAGCTGCCGAAGCGGAAGAACGCGCCTTCTATGCGGGCAAGGCATCGGACGAATGGCTCGACGCGCTCGCGCCGCTGGGCACAGATGACGACAAGCCTTTCCTCGAGACCGCGCCGTGGCTGATCGTCGTTTTCGCCCAGCGCAAGGGCGGGATCGACGAAGACGGGAAAACCCAGAACTATTACGTGAATGAGAGTGTGGGGATCGCTTGCGGCATGCTGATCGCGACGCTGCACGAAGCGGGTTGCGCCACCCTCACCCACACACCTTCGCCGATGGGCTTCCTGCGCGAGATCTGCGGCCGGCCCGAGCACGAGAAGCCGCTGATGATCGTGGTGGTGGGCCGCCCAGCGGAAGGCGCAACCGTACCCGCGCATGCGCTGAAGAAAAAACCGCTCAGCCAGATTGCAAGTTGGCTGTAGGATTGAGTGAGGGAGTACAGCCGATGCCGAAGAACTGGCCGATGTGGCTTGGACTGGTGCTGGGATTAGGCGCCATTGCTTTTGCCTTCGCCACGCAAACGGGCACGATCGAACAATGGAACAACGCCGCCAAATACACGGCGCGGGTGGGATTTCCCTTGCTGATCCTGGCCTATGTTGCGCGGCCACTGGTCGATCTGACCCGTTCCGACTGGTCGAAGGCGATCCTCGCCAAGCGCAAATACATCGGCCTGGGATTTGCCATGAGCCACACGGTGCACCTGGCCGCACTGGTGACTGCGATCGAAGTGTCCGGCGAAGGCAAGGGTCTCGTCACCTACGTGTTCGGCGGGCTGGCCTATGCCATCCTCTATGCGATGGCCTTCACCTCGAAAACCGCCGCGATGAAGGCGATGGGCAAGTGGTGGAAGCGGTTGCACCGCACCGGCATCCATTACCTGTGGTTCATTTTCCTGCAGAGCTATGTCGGGCGGATTTTCCGCGAGGAAACGATGAGCGAGGGTGTGCTGCTCGCGTCCGTGGCGATTGCAGCCGGCGGGATCCGCTTTGCCGCCTGGATCAAGCAGCGCAACCGGCGGGCGAAAGCGGTAACCGCCTAACCTGCAACCCACTCGCTCTCGGGGATCCCCAACAGCTTCAGCACCGAAGTCAGGTCACCGCGATCGATCCAGCCATTCGCCGCGAGTTTAGCCGCGGGCTTGGCGCGATAGGCCACACCGTAATCGGCCGCGACCAGCATCGGTATATCATTGGCGCCGTCACCGGTGGCCAGCGAAACCGCCCCCTCGCCCATTTCGGCCAGCTCGGCTTCCAGCGTTGCCCGCTTGACCGAGCTGTCGGTGATCGCTCCGACCAACTCGCCGGTCAGCTTGCCACCGTCGATCGCCAGGCGGTTGCCGACCACGCGCTCAAATCCAAGCTGCTCGCCAATCGGATCGGCGAAGTGATGGAACCCGCCGGTTACCAGCACGGTACGGCAGCCCTTCGACTTGAGCGTTTCGACCAGCACGCGGGCGCCGGGCATCGGCTTGATCCGGGTTGCCAGGCATTCGAAGATCGCCTCTTCGGAAAGATCGCGCAGCAGCATCACCCGCTCGCGCAGGGCGCTTTCGAAGTCGAGCTCGCCTTGCATCGCGCGCTCGGTAATCGCGGCGACATGGTGCTTGATCCCGGCGAAATCGGCCAGTTCGTCAATGCATTCCTGCCCGATCATGGTCGAATCCATATCCGATACGAACAGGCGCGGCAGGTCTATGTCGCTCGCCGCTACCAACATGTCAGCCGGGCCGAAGTGATCGCCCAGCACCTGCATCAGCTTGGCGGTGTCGGCTTCCGGCAGCGCCAGCTGCAGGACATCGCCCGATGTATCGAGCATCCGCGCCATCGCCACGCGCATGCC
Proteins encoded in this window:
- a CDS encoding ubiquinone biosynthesis protein COQ4, with amino-acid sequence MSDRPLLAPDRKLSGFRPFKVWKHFRKLVADKEDTEQVFHIIEALKGRASHDQAWDFIVSYRGVVDIENGVNIPAMLDDHERWADCAPNSVAQHYIRFMKSEGLTAAGLVADSHKWAPPETLPQDWTQWYFDRLRDTHDLFHVLSGYGRDALGEACLLGFSYEQNRNLGVKFIAYAGTRQIQKTTRTNAPLFAAVREGRDLGRAAAKIAHEDIEALMREDIDAARARLNIGKPVIYRQCLAQLEAEGHLQQDLMASQAQAA
- a CDS encoding nitroreductase family protein, which produces MQSHETVPYSLPPVSDDEAIARARALRDRLKERRSCRYFSDAPVPREVIEAAIEAAGSAPNGANHQPWHFAVVSSPATKRAIREAAEAEERAFYAGKASDEWLDALAPLGTDDDKPFLETAPWLIVVFAQRKGGIDEDGKTQNYYVNESVGIACGMLIATLHEAGCATLTHTPSPMGFLREICGRPEHEKPLMIVVVGRPAEGATVPAHALKKKPLSQIASWL
- the serB gene encoding phosphoserine phosphatase SerB; this translates as MPIARLIADPQQLETRLDAATRALEAQGMRVAMARMLDTSGDVLQLALPEADTAKLMQVLGDHFGPADMLVAASDIDLPRLFVSDMDSTMIGQECIDELADFAGIKHHVAAITERAMQGELDFESALRERVMLLRDLSEEAIFECLATRIKPMPGARVLVETLKSKGCRTVLVTGGFHHFADPIGEQLGFERVVGNRLAIDGGKLTGELVGAITDSSVKRATLEAELAEMGEGAVSLATGDGANDIPMLVAADYGVAYRAKPAAKLAANGWIDRGDLTSVLKLLGIPESEWVAG